The Micromonospora sediminicola genome contains a region encoding:
- a CDS encoding DUF948 domain-containing protein, with the protein MSGGEIAALIAAGAFLMLVLVLAVPILRLRHTVDATTRMIGDLNDRTAPLLGDVNTTVKNVNVALEQVQTSLDGVNLQLAKVDTMTTHAQNVTANVANLATVVSAAAANPLVKVAAFGYGVRKAASARRHAETEREVRDTIKQQRRAARRGNR; encoded by the coding sequence GTGAGTGGTGGAGAGATCGCTGCGCTGATCGCGGCCGGTGCGTTCCTGATGCTGGTGCTCGTGCTGGCGGTGCCGATCCTGCGGCTGCGGCACACCGTCGACGCGACGACCCGCATGATCGGTGACCTGAACGACCGCACCGCGCCGCTGCTCGGAGACGTCAACACCACGGTGAAGAACGTCAACGTGGCGCTGGAGCAGGTGCAGACCTCGCTGGACGGGGTGAACCTCCAGCTCGCCAAGGTGGACACGATGACCACGCACGCGCAGAACGTCACCGCGAACGTGGCGAACCTGGCGACCGTGGTCTCCGCCGCCGCCGCGAACCCGCTGGTCAAGGTGGCCGCGTTCGGCTACGGCGTGCGCAAGGCCGCCTCCGCCCGCCGGCACGCCGAGACCGAGCGCGAGGTGCGCGACACCATCAAGCAGCAGCGCCGGGCC
- a CDS encoding replication-associated recombination protein A, whose product MESDALFTLGEPAGAPGAPAGSGGVDGFTAARADSPLPVRMRPAGIDELVGQEHLLAPGAPLRQLVEGATPMSVILWGPPGSGKTTIAHLVARATDRRFVAMSALTAGVKDVRAVIETARRQRRSGGPPTVLFIDEVHRFSKTQQDSLLAAVEDRTVTLLAATTENPYFSVISPLLSRCVLLTLQALDDDAVRGLLRRAVADERGLGGTLTLAEEAEDHLVRLAGGDVRKALTALEAAAATATALGAGRIDLAVAEQAVDVAAVRYDRDGDAHYDVTSAFIKSMRGSDVDAALHWLARMLVAGEDARFIARRMVIFASEDVGMADPTALTVATAAAHAVEYVGLPEAQLNLAQAVIHLATAPKSNSATTAIGAAVADVRAGRGGSVPRGLRDAHYSGARGLGHGAGYRYPHDDHRGVVTQQYAPDDLVGTDYYRPSGHGAERAVATRLPVLRRIVRGLPAPATRAGAGAPTGGPAGGTEQASGASEGGGDVTEGGQ is encoded by the coding sequence ATGGAATCCGACGCCCTCTTCACCCTCGGCGAGCCCGCCGGAGCGCCCGGCGCACCCGCGGGCTCCGGTGGCGTCGACGGGTTCACCGCCGCCCGGGCCGACTCCCCGCTGCCCGTCCGGATGCGGCCGGCCGGCATCGACGAACTGGTCGGGCAGGAGCACCTGCTCGCCCCCGGCGCGCCGCTGCGCCAGCTGGTCGAGGGCGCGACACCGATGTCGGTGATCCTCTGGGGCCCGCCCGGCAGCGGGAAGACCACCATCGCCCACCTCGTGGCCCGGGCCACCGACCGGCGCTTCGTGGCGATGTCCGCGCTGACCGCCGGCGTGAAGGACGTCCGCGCCGTGATCGAGACCGCCCGGCGGCAGCGCCGCTCCGGTGGCCCGCCCACGGTGCTCTTCATCGACGAGGTGCACCGGTTCAGCAAGACCCAGCAGGACTCGCTGCTCGCCGCCGTCGAGGACCGCACGGTCACGCTGCTCGCGGCGACCACCGAGAACCCCTACTTCTCAGTCATCTCGCCCCTGCTCTCCCGCTGCGTGCTGCTCACCCTCCAGGCGCTCGACGACGACGCCGTGCGCGGGCTGCTGCGTCGCGCGGTGGCCGACGAGCGCGGCCTCGGCGGCACGTTGACCCTGGCCGAGGAGGCGGAGGACCACCTCGTCCGGCTCGCCGGCGGTGACGTCCGCAAGGCGCTCACCGCGCTGGAGGCGGCGGCGGCCACCGCGACCGCGCTCGGCGCCGGCCGCATCGACCTGGCCGTGGCCGAGCAGGCGGTCGACGTGGCGGCCGTGCGCTACGACCGCGACGGCGACGCCCACTACGACGTGACCAGCGCGTTCATCAAGAGCATGCGCGGCTCGGACGTGGACGCGGCGCTGCACTGGCTGGCCCGGATGCTGGTCGCCGGCGAGGACGCCCGGTTCATCGCCCGGCGGATGGTGATCTTCGCCAGTGAGGACGTCGGGATGGCCGATCCCACCGCGCTGACGGTGGCCACCGCCGCCGCCCACGCCGTGGAATACGTCGGCCTGCCCGAGGCGCAGCTCAACCTCGCCCAGGCCGTCATCCACCTGGCCACCGCGCCGAAGTCGAACTCGGCCACCACCGCGATCGGCGCCGCCGTCGCCGACGTGCGCGCCGGGCGGGGCGGGTCGGTGCCGCGCGGGTTGCGCGACGCCCACTACTCCGGCGCCCGTGGCCTCGGGCACGGGGCCGGCTACCGCTACCCGCACGACGACCACCGGGGGGTGGTCACCCAGCAGTACGCTCCGGACGATCTCGTGGGGACGGACTACTACCGGCCCAGCGGGCACGGCGCGGAGCGGGCCGTCGCCACCCGGCTGCCGGTGCTGCGCCGGATCGTCCGGGGGTTGCCGGCACCCGCGACCCGGGCGGGGGCGGGCGCCCCGACCGGGGGCCCGGCGGGGGGCACCGAGCAGGCCAGCGGGGCGAGCGAAGGTGGCGGCGACGTCACCGAGGGGGGTCAGTAG
- a CDS encoding GNAT family N-acetyltransferase → MITADPALTGREALLAATGHHPYARHALWRDQEARGWRRDDAVGWLLPPGQGPAGGALGAAGPALEVFAGLRADGTLRAGQSVHLPRTAPAEVAARLPVARLDEWDFLWTTAPPPPQPAQDRVVRLTGADHPALAALVEEAFPSSTSQPGDPRVVDWYGIRDGDRLVACGADRSRGDIGFVAGLTVAPGRRGRGLGAALTAGMTAALFARYDHVALGVYTANVGAIRLYRRLGFTGTEPRTSVHLA, encoded by the coding sequence ATGATCACTGCCGACCCGGCGCTGACCGGGCGCGAGGCCCTGCTCGCCGCCACCGGCCACCATCCGTACGCCCGGCACGCGCTCTGGCGCGACCAGGAGGCGCGGGGTTGGCGACGCGACGACGCGGTGGGCTGGCTGCTCCCCCCGGGACAGGGGCCGGCGGGCGGCGCGCTCGGCGCCGCCGGGCCGGCGCTGGAGGTCTTCGCCGGCCTGCGGGCCGACGGAACGCTGCGCGCCGGCCAGTCGGTGCACCTGCCCCGGACCGCGCCGGCCGAGGTGGCCGCCCGCCTTCCGGTGGCCCGCCTCGACGAGTGGGACTTCCTCTGGACCACCGCGCCACCACCACCGCAGCCGGCGCAGGACCGGGTGGTCCGGCTCACCGGGGCCGACCACCCCGCGCTCGCCGCGCTCGTCGAGGAGGCGTTCCCCAGCTCCACCTCCCAGCCCGGCGACCCGCGCGTGGTCGACTGGTACGGCATCCGGGACGGTGACCGCCTGGTGGCCTGCGGCGCGGACCGCAGCCGCGGCGACATCGGTTTCGTGGCCGGCCTGACCGTAGCACCCGGGCGCCGGGGCCGAGGGCTGGGCGCGGCGCTGACCGCAGGGATGACGGCGGCGCTGTTCGCCCGGTACGACCACGTGGCGCTCGGCGTCTACACCGCCAATGTCGGCGCGATCCGGCTCTACCGCCGGCTCGGCTTCACCGGCACCGAGCCGCGCACCTCGGTCCACCTGGCCTGA
- a CDS encoding MFS transporter produces the protein MSALSVRQVRSRYLILFGLRWLPAGLMIPVMILLMQERGLSLSQIGLVFTAQGLVVLALELPTGGFADALGRKPVLLAAWVVCLASLALMAVADSFWMFFLVWALQGVYRALDSGPLESWYVDATLAADPAAEYERGLGWAGTVVGVAIGAGALLSGGLVALGPVGPVSALTLPVLVAVVLQAVSIAALLALLVERRPASGPAALRASVVEAPRMVGQAVGLLRRNRVLLALVAVELFWGFGMVTFESLLPVRLSEVVGDADRAAALLGPAGSAAWLANAAGAALTPLLLRRLGAAPAAALMRILQGATVVGMGLLAGPVGVLVAYLACYAVHGASNPLHQGLLHRQVDGPYRTSVLSLNSMMAGAAGALGAVVLTALADATSVGVAMLVGAVVLAVAAPLYLPAWRAGRAAADGPTGPVGGPTGPDQALVGPGAVAGVPTSDRPAVAGAADRPA, from the coding sequence GTGAGCGCGCTGTCCGTACGCCAGGTCCGGTCCCGCTACCTCATCCTCTTCGGCCTGCGCTGGCTGCCCGCCGGCCTGATGATCCCGGTGATGATCCTGCTCATGCAGGAGCGCGGGCTCTCGCTGTCCCAGATCGGCCTGGTCTTCACCGCGCAGGGCCTGGTGGTGCTGGCGCTGGAGCTGCCCACCGGCGGGTTCGCCGACGCGCTCGGCCGCAAGCCGGTGCTGCTGGCCGCCTGGGTGGTCTGCCTCGCCTCGCTCGCGCTCATGGCGGTGGCCGACTCGTTCTGGATGTTCTTCCTGGTCTGGGCGTTGCAGGGTGTCTACCGGGCGCTCGACAGCGGCCCGCTGGAGTCCTGGTACGTCGACGCCACGCTGGCCGCCGACCCGGCCGCCGAGTACGAACGCGGCCTCGGCTGGGCCGGCACCGTCGTCGGCGTCGCGATCGGCGCGGGCGCGCTGCTCAGCGGTGGTCTGGTGGCGCTCGGACCGGTCGGTCCGGTCAGCGCGCTGACCCTGCCGGTGCTGGTCGCGGTCGTGCTCCAGGCGGTCTCGATCGCGGCGCTGCTGGCGTTGCTCGTCGAACGGCGACCCGCCTCCGGCCCGGCCGCGCTGCGCGCCTCGGTGGTCGAGGCGCCCCGGATGGTCGGGCAGGCCGTCGGTCTGCTGCGCCGCAACCGGGTGCTGCTGGCCCTGGTCGCGGTCGAGCTGTTCTGGGGCTTCGGGATGGTCACGTTCGAGTCGTTGCTGCCGGTCCGGCTGTCCGAGGTGGTCGGTGACGCCGACCGCGCGGCCGCGCTGCTCGGCCCCGCCGGCTCCGCGGCCTGGCTGGCCAACGCGGCCGGGGCCGCGCTCACCCCGCTCCTGCTGCGCCGCCTCGGCGCCGCGCCGGCCGCCGCGCTGATGCGGATCCTGCAGGGCGCGACGGTGGTCGGCATGGGCCTGCTGGCCGGCCCGGTCGGTGTGCTCGTGGCCTACCTGGCCTGCTACGCCGTGCACGGCGCCTCGAACCCGCTGCACCAGGGCCTGCTGCACCGGCAGGTCGACGGTCCCTACCGGACCAGCGTGCTCTCGCTGAACTCGATGATGGCCGGAGCGGCAGGAGCGCTCGGTGCGGTGGTGCTGACCGCGCTCGCCGACGCGACGAGCGTCGGGGTCGCCATGCTCGTCGGCGCGGTGGTGCTCGCCGTGGCCGCGCCGCTCTACCTGCCGGCCTGGCGCGCCGGCCGGGCCGCCGCGGACGGCCCTACCGGCCCGGTCGGCGGCCCTACCGGCCCGGATCAAGCCCTCGTCGGTCCCGGCGCGGTGGCCGGTGTGCCGACGTCGGACCGGCCGGCCGTGGCCGGCGCCGCCGACCGGCCCGCCTGA
- a CDS encoding ArsR/SmtB family transcription factor, with protein MEEQKRERTEDRAVRIDHRQVRALAQPLRMRLIGALRVSGPATATALAEMLGTNTGATSYHLRQLAEVGLVVEDPNLGTGRQRYWRAAHDATSWEASDFDDDPDARAAIEWIEEDYVRFFAHHAERWFAGRHEWSPAWRDAYGMGDFFMRIPAARLEAIKAEVFAVFERHRDETDPDDPDAEMVQLYLAAFPLSTVLPPAGEKP; from the coding sequence ATGGAGGAACAGAAGAGAGAGCGGACCGAGGACCGCGCCGTGCGCATCGACCACCGGCAGGTGCGCGCCCTGGCCCAGCCGCTGCGCATGCGGCTGATCGGGGCGCTGCGGGTCAGTGGCCCCGCCACGGCCACCGCCCTCGCCGAGATGCTCGGCACCAACACCGGCGCGACCAGCTATCACCTGCGTCAGCTCGCCGAGGTGGGCCTCGTGGTCGAGGACCCGAACCTCGGCACCGGCCGGCAGCGCTACTGGCGGGCCGCGCACGACGCCACCAGCTGGGAGGCCTCCGACTTCGACGACGACCCGGACGCGCGGGCCGCCATCGAGTGGATCGAGGAGGACTACGTCCGCTTCTTCGCCCATCACGCGGAGCGCTGGTTCGCGGGGCGCCACGAGTGGTCGCCCGCCTGGCGCGACGCGTACGGCATGGGTGACTTCTTCATGCGGATCCCGGCCGCCCGGCTGGAGGCGATCAAGGCCGAGGTCTTCGCGGTCTTCGAACGCCACCGGGACGAGACCGACCCGGACGACCCCGACGCCGAGATGGTCCAGCTCTACCTGGCCGCCTTCCCGCTGAGCACGGTGCTGCCGCCGGCCGGGGAGAAGCCGTGA